ACGCTTTCCTTTGGTGCCGCCAGAGAGGAGAAAGGCACCCATGCTGGCTGCCAAGCCATAACAAATGGTCACCACGTCTGGTGCGACCTGCTGCATCGTGTCGTAGATCGCCAAACCTGCGGTGACAGAGCCACCGGGGGAGTTGACGTAGATCTGAATGTCTTTTTCTGGATCTTCTGCCTCAAGGAACAGCATTTGAGCCACGAGGGCATCGGCGACCGCGTCGTCAACGCCAGTTCCTAAAAAGATGATTCGTTCACGGAGCAGCCGTGAATAAATGTCGAAGGCGCGATCGCCTCGACCGGACTGCTCAACAACGGTTGGTAAGGGGCCAGGGGCCGAGATAGGCATCTCGGACCGCCAGCGGTTTTGGATGGGGTGGTGACTGCGGGCGTCGATCACGCGCTCGGTGTCCAAGTGAGTGGACACAATCTATGGGTGCAGCTCAGCTCTTGGTGTCCGATTCCGGTTCTGGGGCTTTTTCGGTGAGGGTGCTGTTGGTTTCAAGCCAGCTCATCAGCTGTTCCTGCATGAGGTCGTCCATCACGGCCTGCCGAAGCCGCTCGGGATCCACCTTGGCGTCAGCAGACAAGTCTTTTTTCACCTCCTTCAGCTTGGTGTCGATAGCGCTGTCGTCCAACTTGATGTCTTCCGCCTCTGCTAGCGCGGTGAGCGCGAAGCTGCGACGGAGGCGCTCCTCGGCTTCAGGTCGGGAGTTCTGCATCAGATTGCGGATCAAGTCAGGTGTGAAAAGCGATTTCACATCCATGCCCTGTTGGGCAAATTGAGCCGCTGTCTGCTCCACCAAGTTGCGACTTTCCTGCTGGATTAGGGCTTCAGGTAGGTCTACCTCGAGTTGCTCTACCAATGCTTTGACCAAGCCATCGTTGCGATTGCTGGTTTGGCGGCGTTCGGCATCGTCCTTGAGGCGTTGCTCGAGATCTTTGCGGAGGTCAGCCATCGTGTCCTGCTCGCTGGCTTGCTTAGCAAAGGCATCGTCCAGTTCCGGTAACTCCCGGGTTTTTAGATCTTTGAGCTCAATCGCAAAGGCTGCCTTGCGGCCTCGTGCATCTTCCTTTGGATAGTCGTCAGGGAATTGGCAATCCACAGACTTGCTCTCGCCCACCTTCATGCCAATCACGCCTTCGATGAAGCCGGGGATCATGCGGCCGTTGTCGAGATCCACGTCCATCGAATCGGCGCTTCCTCCTTCGATTTCGGACCCGTCATCGCTGTAGGTCCCTTTGAAACCAAGAACAGCGATATCACCCTTCTCTGCTGCGCGTCCTTCGACGGGTACAACAGTGGCGAGTTGCTTGCGGGAGTCTTCAATCATGCTGTCG
The DNA window shown above is from Synechococcus sp. CC9902 and carries:
- the clpP gene encoding ATP-dependent Clp endopeptidase proteolytic subunit ClpP; the protein is MIDARSHHPIQNRWRSEMPISAPGPLPTVVEQSGRGDRAFDIYSRLLRERIIFLGTGVDDAVADALVAQMLFLEAEDPEKDIQIYVNSPGGSVTAGLAIYDTMQQVAPDVVTICYGLAASMGAFLLSGGTKGKRLALPNARIMIHQPLGGAQGQAVDIEIQAKEILFLKETLNGLLAEHTGQPLDKISEDTDRDYFLSPAEAVEYGLIDRVVDSSGDEGIVTDG
- the tig gene encoding trigger factor yields the protein MSAATLKVSTESRPSSRLAVTVTVPGERCTASYEEAIKSLSRSINLPGFRKGKVPRSVLVQQLGGVRIKATALEKLIDSAWRDAIKQESLEPISQPDLSSGFDGLLESFNPGDELTFTLEADVAPTPKLKSTKGLKAEYEAVVYDASRVDSMIEDSRKQLATVVPVEGRAAEKGDIAVLGFKGTYSDDGSEIEGGSADSMDVDLDNGRMIPGFIEGVIGMKVGESKSVDCQFPDDYPKEDARGRKAAFAIELKDLKTRELPELDDAFAKQASEQDTMADLRKDLEQRLKDDAERRQTSNRNDGLVKALVEQLEVDLPEALIQQESRNLVEQTAAQFAQQGMDVKSLFTPDLIRNLMQNSRPEAEERLRRSFALTALAEAEDIKLDDSAIDTKLKEVKKDLSADAKVDPERLRQAVMDDLMQEQLMSWLETNSTLTEKAPEPESDTKS